The window TTTCATATCCACAGAACAGACCATACCGATCAGTAGGGTACAAAGTAGCAGGGCGGACAAAAAGAAGGGCGAATTGAAAATCATCGAGAACACGATAACAAGAAAGAAAAGAGCCAGTTTTGAACGAACATCCACAGATAAATTTTTCATCGTCCAATAAAATCCTTAAATTCTATACTCTGCAGTGCACTGGCAGTTGACATGTTCACCTTGATCTCGCCCTGTTCAAGTAAAAGGAGCCGGGAGCAATGCTCTCTTACCAGTTCCATATCGTGCGTGATCATTACAATTGCGGTTCCTCTGTCGTTGAGCTCCCTTAATCTGGATAGTATGATCTCTTTTCCTTTTGTGTCTAAACCTGTGGTCGGTTCATCAACCACCAGAATTTCAGGCGAAAGGGCCACTATTGAGGCCACACTGATAAACTGACGAATCCCCTTTGGCAGGGTGGCGGGATGATGGTCCCGGTAATCCTCCAGAGCCATAAAGCCCAGAACTTCTTCGACCTTCTTCTTAATCTCTTTAGTATTTATGCCCTGCTGAACAAGGCCGAAAGCGATCTCTTTTTCCACGCTTGTTTCAAATATTTGATGATCAGGGTTTTGAAAAACAAAGCCGATCGAACGTGCTATCTCAGCGCGACTAAACTTCTCGAGGGATTTCTTCTGATAGCTGACGGTACCTTTTTGTGGTTTCAGCAACCGGTTGAGATGCATCGCAAGGGTTGTTTTACCGCTGCCGTTGTGTCCGACCAGTGCAAGAAAGTCCTGTTGCCGGATCTCCATGCTGATGTTTTTCAGTACCGGTGTTTCGGGGCGATATGCAAAGGAGAGGTTTTCAACAGTCAGGACGGTCGGAGCTTCGTTGCTCGAAAGAACTGGTGGCAGCGTACAAGGTACGGAACACTCTCCTATGCTATCGGCTTCTTTCAGCTCACCATCCTTTAGGAAGAGCACCTCATCTACCAGGGGATGACTTGTGGGAAGCTGCTGGTCCACAATAACGAGACTAAGACCCTCTTCACGTTTAAGCTTGAGCAGCAAATCATAGAGATTTCTGCGGCCTGCAGGATCTAATTCTGAAGATGGTTCGTCGAGAATCAGCACCTGAGGCTTCATCAGCAGTACACCGGCGATAGCCAAACGCTGCTTTTCTCCTCCTGACAGCTGGTATGTTTCTCTGCCCTCATAACCTTCGAGCCCAACTGCCTGAAGAACAGAGGGGAAATCTGAAACGATTGTCTCTTTGGCGATCAGGAGATTGCGAGGACCAAAGATCAGATCTTCATAAACATTACGGCCAACAATCTGGACCTCCGGATCCTGAAGAACAAAGCCAATGTGCCTGGAGAGAGTTTGGATTCTGTATTTGGTTACATCCATCCCGGCTATTTCAAGCTGACCGCTAAAATCCCCTTCAACAGCCTGCGGAATCAGACCTTTGAGACAATAGCAGAGAGTTGTCTTGCCAGAACCTGATTCACCTCTTACAAGGGTGCATGTGGCGGGTGAAAGCTGAAAGCTTACATCGTTTAAAGCCGGGACGTCCCCTGTCCTGTATTGAAAAGACACCTTGGAAACAGATATAGCCGGGCCAATATCTGTTGTAATTGCGTGTTGTTGTTCAGTCATGGCAAATGTTGGGAATACATCAAATCAGTTTGCCCTTTTTCAAGCTTTTATACGCAATTGCGGCGACTAATATATTGAACAGAGATCCTGCAATGAGAAATGGCATAATTCCAAGAGCAGCACCCACACCACCTATAAAGACCATGGTGAAAGCGGAAACCACCCCGTTGAAGACCACACCGGTTAAAACTGCTGGCCAAAGCCCAAGTTT of the Desulfosediminicola ganghwensis genome contains:
- a CDS encoding ABC transporter ATP-binding protein — translated: MTEQQHAITTDIGPAISVSKVSFQYRTGDVPALNDVSFQLSPATCTLVRGESGSGKTTLCYCLKGLIPQAVEGDFSGQLEIAGMDVTKYRIQTLSRHIGFVLQDPEVQIVGRNVYEDLIFGPRNLLIAKETIVSDFPSVLQAVGLEGYEGRETYQLSGGEKQRLAIAGVLLMKPQVLILDEPSSELDPAGRRNLYDLLLKLKREEGLSLVIVDQQLPTSHPLVDEVLFLKDGELKEADSIGECSVPCTLPPVLSSNEAPTVLTVENLSFAYRPETPVLKNISMEIRQQDFLALVGHNGSGKTTLAMHLNRLLKPQKGTVSYQKKSLEKFSRAEIARSIGFVFQNPDHQIFETSVEKEIAFGLVQQGINTKEIKKKVEEVLGFMALEDYRDHHPATLPKGIRQFISVASIVALSPEILVVDEPTTGLDTKGKEIILSRLRELNDRGTAIVMITHDMELVREHCSRLLLLEQGEIKVNMSTASALQSIEFKDFIGR